One region of Dysidea avara chromosome 1, odDysAvar1.4, whole genome shotgun sequence genomic DNA includes:
- the LOC136263856 gene encoding THAP domain-containing protein 10-like, protein MPRRCVVAGCHTEGGMGYSLHGFPSDAAVRSKCVRAVHQQCKDWKGPTTASLICSKHFEPECFNTEGRLYREEMGIPAKKPCLKPDAIPTVFPKPIRSGSSSNSCQMSTQSRRPASERRKQKAIVEELLDTSSTMQSSADDPRSSSPVEDVGSPLLLASTSTGMIPMEIQSGTPTEIQSGTPTEIQSGADDKDPMTTPGTKSVGTQCDLLAAPPLTLMSHADTTTESSEPEDGDIDDSFQISQDEATTDDDNLQPSTEADPGSTRDEIKYIIFRSALIQLFTHYTVSQLMSWSHNQAKGHLYYCKASMPSLWISKCGQVNHISKIPLQEIFYYLQLFYIVEKQLQKSSGCYLT, encoded by the exons ATGCCAAGACGTTGTGTAGTTGCTGGTTGTCACACTGAAGGAGGTATGGGCTACAGCTTACACGGATTTCCTAGTGATGCAGCAGTTCGCTCGAAGTGCGTAAGGGCTGTGCATCAACAGTGTAAGGATTGGAAAGGACCAACAACTGCTTCCTTAATTTGCTCGAAGCATTTCGAACCTGAATGCTTTAACACAGAAGGGCGACTTTATCGTGAAGAAATGGGCATTCCAGCCAAGAAGCCGTGCCTCAAGCCAGACGCCATTCCAACTGTTTTCCCCAAGCCTATTCGCAGTggtagcagcagcaacagctgcCAAATGTCAACACAATCTCGTAGACCAGCTTCAGAACGAAGAAAGCAAAAAGCA ATTGTTGAAGAGCTACTAGACACCAGCTCAACCATGCAATCAAGTGCGGATGATCCAAGGAGTAGTTCCCCAGTTGAAGACGTAGGCAGCCCTCTGTTGTTGGCATCTACTTCAACAGGTATGATTCCTATGGAAATACAGTCAGGAACACCTACAGAAATACAGTCAGGAACACCTACAGAAATACAGTCAGGAGCAGATGACAAAG ACCCAATGACTACTCCTGGCACAAAATCAGTTGGAACCCAGTGTGATCTATTGGCAGCACCCCCTCTTACACTCATGTCTCATGCAGATACTACCACTGAATCAAGTGAGCCTGAAGATGGTGATATTGATGACTCGTTTCAAATTTCTCAAGACGAAGCCACAACAGA TGATGacaacctgcagccatccactGAAGCTGATCCAGGATCAACAAGGGATGAAATCAAATACATAATATTTAGATCAGCACTCATACAACTATTTACACACTACACTGTGTCACAGCTCATGTCCTGGAGTCATAACCAAGCCAAAGGGCACCTATATTACTGTAAAGCAAGTATGCCATCATTGTGGATATCAAAGTGTGGGCAAGTCAACCACATATCAAAGATACCCCTGCAGGAAATATTCTACTATCTGCAGCTATTTTATATAGTGGAGAAACAGCTACAAAAGTCCTCAGGGTGCTATCTCACATGA